Part of the Bacteroidota bacterium genome, TACATTTTAGTGTGGATTCATTAATCAAATTTATTCAGTTACCTTTACAGCACACATTTCATTTTCATCATTAATAAAATAGATAATTTCATCATTCACAGTAAGAAGAGGTGATTTTATTTTAAATTCAAATTCAAATTCATCTATTTTTTTACCTTTCTCAATTTCTATTAAATAGATTGAATTATTCATGTCGGATAAATAAATCAGGTTATTTTCAATAGCAATTTCACTAAGTTCATAATCAGTTTTGATTTTTCTATCCCAAACAGGCTCTCCGTTTTTTAGGGAAAATGCATAAACAGTATTTGCAAATGAACAATATATTTTGTCCTCTTTAATAACAACATTTTTTGAAAATTTTGATTCTTCATTTTCAAATTCATATTTCCATTTCAATTTTCCATCTGTAGCATTCAAAACAAAAATTTTGTTACCATTAATAAATGTTACCACTTCATCATTAACGCTTACTTTTGAAGCACCAAAAATATTTAAATCATACTGCCACAATTTTTTCCCATCCTTTAAGCTAAGAGAGTGAATTTTCATGTCATCATTAAAAAACAATGCGTTTGAGTTGTTACAAATATTCGGATGCCCTGTATATAGATATTCGGATTTTATCATGTCTAATCCTGCTTCTTGGTCTAATGCATACACAAAATGCTTAGTATTAAAATACACTAACTTATTTATTACGAAAGGATTACAGCTTATTGGCTCTTCTGCATCAAAT contains:
- a CDS encoding PQQ-binding-like beta-propeller repeat protein — its product is MRNKYFTKLAIILSFFLFSSLKPYLPNNRLLKKDNYKILWKYNIDKTMFFPQPAISEEIVFIGNDNGVLNAIDKRRGRVLWSFKIDKPIYKTPVIEENIIYFGGKDGYLYALYSKRGKLKWKFDAEEPISCNPFVINKLVYFNTKHFVYALDQEAGLDMIKSEYLYTGHPNICNNSNALFFNDDMKIHSLSLKDGKKLWQYDLNIFGASKVSVNDEVVTFINGNKIFVLNATDGKLKWKYEFENEESKFSKNVVIKEDKIYCSFANTVYAFSLKNGEPVWDRKIKTDYELSEIAIENNLIYLSDMNNSIYLIEIEKGKKIDEFEFEFKIKSPLLTVNDEIIYFINDENEMCAVKVTE